The following are encoded together in the Arcobacter aquimarinus genome:
- a CDS encoding UvrD-helicase domain-containing protein encodes MKLTKEQEEIINSSKLSFKINAVAGSGKTTTLLEYAKNNSHLKILYLAYNKSLQISLQEKLKDYKLPYLHVSTIHSLAYNKIEAYNYHLTADLKNHIVEKVITNYELREHQRTYYPIPEYIALIKDLVNFYCNSSLIALDSKLLENYKKQSDLGAKILELLNKNEKRVLEHLKIILSSMKNKVIEATHDFYLKMFYLNKKVSTNLPYDLVLVDEAQDISDVMIGIIENLNCRRIYVGDSFQQIYTFRFATNALNKIDLPSYDLTKSFRFGDNYAKILQNNLNSLYEINGSKLLKISGIESNTKIGKEHIDFSKQLCIIARSTFGLVQQLVYYIHDKKKIYFEGGYNSYSFMNQTVYSIFYLKQKKNDKITIDEIKDFETIGELEQFAKDTKNQDYLNIIKFINTYGDNIFEINKKIKEHLVTNKKDADIIFTTTHKSKGLEYEQVIMADDFISKKELVNTKNKLSFQRANEELNIYYVAATRAKKAIQMADLNLTYTYNENDETTTYVKSRFISKSANNKKSKELQEEWLKKNRVKKV; translated from the coding sequence ATGAAATTAACTAAAGAACAAGAAGAGATAATAAATAGCTCAAAACTCTCATTTAAAATAAATGCCGTTGCAGGAAGTGGAAAAACAACAACTTTACTTGAATATGCTAAAAACAATTCTCATTTGAAAATTTTATATCTTGCATACAATAAATCTTTACAAATTTCACTACAAGAAAAATTAAAAGATTATAAACTTCCATATTTACATGTAAGCACCATTCATTCTCTTGCATATAATAAAATAGAAGCTTATAACTATCATTTAACAGCTGATTTAAAAAATCATATTGTTGAAAAAGTTATCACAAATTATGAGTTAAGAGAACATCAAAGAACCTATTATCCAATCCCTGAATATATAGCTTTGATAAAAGATTTAGTAAATTTTTATTGCAATTCATCATTGATAGCTCTTGATTCAAAACTTCTTGAAAATTATAAAAAACAATCAGATTTAGGTGCTAAAATTTTAGAACTTCTAAATAAAAATGAAAAAAGAGTATTAGAACATCTAAAAATCATCCTTTCAAGTATGAAAAACAAAGTTATTGAGGCAACTCATGATTTTTATTTGAAGATGTTTTATCTAAATAAAAAAGTTTCTACAAATCTTCCTTATGATTTGGTTTTGGTTGATGAAGCTCAAGATATAAGTGATGTAATGATAGGAATTATTGAAAATCTAAATTGTAGAAGAATTTATGTGGGAGATTCATTTCAACAAATTTATACCTTTAGATTTGCTACAAATGCCTTAAATAAAATAGATTTACCCTCTTATGATTTAACAAAAAGTTTTAGATTTGGAGATAATTATGCAAAAATTTTACAAAATAATCTAAATAGCTTATATGAAATAAATGGAAGTAAACTTCTAAAAATTTCAGGAATAGAATCAAATACAAAAATAGGAAAAGAACATATAGATTTTTCAAAACAGCTTTGTATAATAGCAAGAAGCACTTTTGGTCTGGTTCAACAACTTGTTTATTATATTCATGATAAGAAAAAAATATATTTTGAAGGTGGCTATAATTCATACTCTTTTATGAATCAAACAGTTTATTCTATTTTTTATCTAAAACAGAAAAAAAATGACAAAATCACAATAGATGAAATCAAAGATTTTGAAACTATTGGTGAGCTTGAACAGTTTGCAAAAGATACAAAAAATCAAGATTATTTAAATATTATTAAATTTATAAACACCTATGGAGATAATATTTTTGAAATAAATAAAAAGATAAAAGAGCATTTAGTAACAAATAAAAAAGATGCTGATATTATCTTTACAACTACACATAAATCAAAAGGTTTAGAGTATGAACAAGTTATAATGGCAGATGATTTTATTTCTAAAAAAGAGCTTGTAAATACAAAAAATAAACTCTCTTTTCAAAGAGCAAATGAAGAGTTAAATATCTATTATGTTGCAGCAACTAGAGCTAAAAAAGCTATACAAATGGCTGATTTAAATCTAACATATACTTACAATGAAAATGACGAAACAACAACTTATGTAAAATCAAGATTTATAAGTAAAAGTGCAAATAATAAAAAAAGTAAAGAATTACAAGAAGAGTGGTTGAAAAAAAATAGGGTTAAAAAAGTATGA
- the selB gene encoding selenocysteine-specific translation elongation factor, which produces MSNIIIGTAGHIDHGKTALIRALNGLEGDSTNEEKERGITIDLSFSNMSKGQQNIAFIDVPGHEKLVKNMIAGAFGFDYVMLVISAIEGIKPQTVEHIEIINLLGLKEIIVVITKKDLVNKEELELKKEEILEFLKEFDFEIKFISCVSIYDETSIEKLKIQLFSIKNSTKQEENFFRFYVDRVFSPKGIGTVVTGTVLGKKCLIDEKVFICQNQKESKIKNIQVHNQNVLEANISSRAALNLQNVNITNLKKGDLITKKGHIRGFDGIDISFKCLKNKKLNHNQTYNLFIGAKKIDVKVLLFDCITNLETGFATLKANEQLFTIFGEKIILRSGNETICGGTILNPIIDPMKKNQKKRLLEALDKKDFTSAYKELLEAHKKGLGIISSTQRFALSHEEAINFAKNMSDVFIDEKELVIYPLDTKNEIKDYIKEIYTKNSYALLSNSSINLRLKWASQAFIQLCLDELVNENFLIHETSLYKNANIKEDFTKDLENIVLQRLKDEDIEPTAPYNIYDDLDIDRKLGDDILKSLTSKKQVIRLQHNLFIHFESLNKIVKTMKEIIKKDGYIELSNFKQRFDLSRKYLITYLDYLDNYSDIKKVDTKRIFS; this is translated from the coding sequence ATGTCAAATATTATTATAGGAACAGCAGGTCATATTGACCATGGAAAAACTGCTTTAATTCGAGCTTTAAATGGTTTGGAAGGTGATAGTACAAATGAAGAAAAAGAAAGAGGAATTACTATTGATTTATCCTTTTCAAATATGTCTAAAGGTCAGCAAAATATAGCTTTTATTGATGTTCCAGGACATGAAAAACTTGTAAAAAATATGATTGCTGGAGCTTTTGGATTTGATTATGTGATGCTTGTAATTAGTGCTATTGAAGGAATAAAACCCCAAACTGTTGAACATATAGAAATCATAAATTTATTAGGACTAAAAGAGATAATTGTAGTAATTACAAAAAAAGATTTAGTAAATAAAGAAGAACTTGAGCTAAAAAAAGAGGAAATTTTAGAATTTTTAAAAGAGTTTGATTTTGAAATTAAGTTTATTTCTTGTGTCTCTATTTATGATGAAACTTCAATCGAAAAACTAAAAATTCAATTATTTAGTATAAAAAACTCAACAAAACAAGAAGAGAATTTCTTTAGATTTTATGTGGATAGAGTCTTTTCTCCAAAAGGAATAGGAACGGTTGTAACAGGAACCGTTCTTGGGAAAAAATGTCTAATTGATGAAAAAGTTTTTATTTGCCAAAATCAAAAAGAGTCAAAAATCAAAAATATTCAAGTTCACAATCAAAATGTTCTTGAAGCAAATATCTCTTCTAGAGCTGCTTTAAACTTACAAAATGTAAATATCACCAATCTAAAAAAAGGTGATTTAATTACAAAAAAAGGTCATATTAGAGGATTTGATGGAATTGACATCTCTTTTAAATGTTTAAAAAACAAAAAACTAAACCACAATCAAACCTACAATTTGTTTATTGGAGCAAAAAAAATTGATGTAAAAGTTTTACTTTTTGATTGTATTACAAATCTTGAAACTGGATTTGCAACCTTAAAAGCAAATGAACAACTTTTTACAATATTTGGTGAAAAAATCATCTTAAGAAGTGGAAATGAGACAATTTGTGGGGGAACTATTTTAAACCCAATAATTGACCCAATGAAAAAAAATCAAAAGAAAAGATTACTTGAAGCTTTAGATAAAAAAGATTTTACAAGCGCCTATAAAGAACTTTTAGAAGCTCATAAAAAAGGTTTAGGAATTATTTCTTCAACTCAAAGATTTGCCCTTTCTCATGAAGAAGCCATTAATTTTGCAAAAAATATGAGTGATGTTTTTATAGATGAAAAAGAGTTAGTTATTTATCCACTTGATACGAAAAACGAGATAAAAGATTATATAAAAGAGATTTATACAAAGAATTCTTATGCCCTACTTTCAAACTCCTCAATAAACTTAAGATTAAAATGGGCAAGTCAAGCTTTTATTCAACTTTGTTTAGATGAACTTGTAAATGAAAACTTCTTAATACATGAAACATCTTTATATAAAAATGCAAATATAAAAGAGGATTTTACAAAAGATTTAGAAAATATTGTTTTACAAAGATTAAAAGATGAAGATATAGAACCAACTGCACCTTATAATATATACGATGATTTGGATATTGATAGAAAATTAGGTGATGATATTTTAAAATCTCTTACTTCTAAAAAACAAGTAATAAGACTTCAACACAATCTTTTTATTCATTTTGAAAGTCTAAATAAAATAGTAAAAACTATGAAAGAGATTATAAAAAAAGATGGATATATAGAACTTTCAAATTTCAAACAAAGATTTGATTTAAGTAGAAAATATCTAATAACTTATCTTGATTATTTAGATAATTATTCAGATATTAAAAAAGTAGATACTAAAAGAATTTTTAGTTAA
- the selA gene encoding L-seryl-tRNA(Sec) selenium transferase, which translates to MILLKSIPKVDKFITHEAFEGLSKTLVTKISKEVIENLRNNILNETIKEINEQSLISEVLQNYENLISPSLKSVINATGIIVHTNLGRSLLDENSLKKTIQIATTYNNLEYDLNEGKRGERYAHITKTLKALTNCEDAIVVNNNASAVFLILNTFCKNKEVVVSRGELVEIGGSFRVPEVMTQSGAILKEIGTTNKTHLRDYENAINEKTSMLMKVHKSNYSIEGFSSEVSFEEIVEVAQKNNIIDYYDMGSGHMIDLPYNLNKNEPSILEIMQYNPSLLSFSGDKLLGSVQAGIIIGKKELIEKIKKNQLLRMLRVDKITLALLEDTLNSYLKNDLEQIPTLKMLFASTETLEQRATKLKEKIEDIYNCEVIKTSTMVGGGTTPNKKIPSIALSLEYKNYKPNQLEKLLRKNLIISRIENEKVLLDFRTIQENELEKLENILKGLFN; encoded by the coding sequence ATGATTTTACTAAAATCCATTCCAAAGGTTGATAAGTTTATCACACACGAAGCTTTTGAAGGGTTATCAAAAACTTTAGTTACAAAAATCTCAAAAGAAGTTATAGAAAATCTTAGAAATAATATTTTAAATGAAACTATCAAAGAGATAAATGAACAAAGTTTAATATCTGAAGTTTTACAAAATTATGAAAATTTAATATCACCATCTTTAAAAAGTGTTATAAATGCAACGGGTATTATCGTTCATACAAATCTAGGAAGAAGTTTATTAGATGAAAATTCACTAAAAAAAACCATCCAAATAGCTACAACTTACAATAATTTAGAGTATGACCTAAATGAAGGTAAAAGAGGTGAAAGGTATGCTCACATCACAAAAACTCTAAAAGCACTCACAAATTGTGAAGATGCAATAGTAGTAAACAACAATGCAAGTGCTGTTTTTTTGATTTTAAACACTTTTTGCAAAAATAAAGAAGTAGTTGTAAGTAGAGGTGAACTTGTGGAAATTGGGGGAAGTTTTAGAGTTCCTGAGGTTATGACTCAAAGTGGAGCAATTTTAAAAGAGATAGGAACTACTAATAAAACCCATCTAAGAGATTATGAAAATGCCATAAATGAAAAAACATCTATGCTTATGAAAGTTCACAAATCAAACTACTCAATTGAGGGTTTTAGTAGTGAAGTTAGCTTTGAAGAGATTGTAGAAGTAGCCCAAAAAAACAATATCATAGATTATTATGATATGGGAAGTGGTCATATGATTGATTTACCCTACAATCTAAATAAAAACGAACCCTCAATTTTAGAAATTATGCAATATAATCCAAGTTTACTTAGCTTTTCAGGAGATAAACTTTTAGGAAGTGTACAAGCAGGAATCATAATAGGAAAAAAAGAATTAATAGAAAAAATCAAAAAAAACCAACTTTTAAGAATGTTAAGAGTTGATAAAATAACTTTAGCACTTCTTGAGGATACTTTAAATTCATATCTAAAAAATGACTTAGAACAAATACCAACATTAAAAATGCTTTTTGCATCTACTGAAACCTTAGAGCAAAGAGCAACTAAATTAAAAGAAAAAATAGAAGATATTTATAACTGCGAAGTTATAAAAACTTCGACGATGGTAGGAGGTGGAACAACTCCAAATAAAAAGATTCCTTCTATTGCTTTATCACTAGAATACAAAAACTACAAACCAAACCAACTAGAAAAACTTTTAAGAAAAAATCTAATCATAAGCAGAATTGAAAATGAAAAAGTTTTACTTGATTTTAGAACAATTCAAGAAAATGAACTTGAAAAATTAGAGAATATTTTGAAAGGTTTATTTAACTAA
- a CDS encoding sensor histidine kinase, translating to MKINKLKNLILLITLIIIFLIDFGLIANINNKWNETLKRIETLNSEISLKEEYIKNALEKRNEEFKWALFLFVLSNFIGVILLYLYRKEKNEYEQKLYDEKEKAIITLKSIGDAVITIDENANVTFLNLVAQKILHCSKEEVIGKKINDILNLIDIKTNKPIDLEIKKILRLGKIRVMDENIGLINKNNKLFEIEDSVASIKNKEGKILGAVFVFHDVTEQNKYRKKLVENEKIMLQQSKLSAMADMLENMAHHWRQPLSLISTLATGLKIKKQINDLDDNYLIESLENINQSSQNLSKIIDDFTIFLRPTNKKNDYFLLDKSLEKVITIFQSNLKENNIKVNINTKEKIGFYGCENELMQIFIGIINNCIDAVISKKDRFIFIDIYKKEKEIEVSFLDSGGGIPNDIIDRIFEPYFTTKYKTQGKGISLYIIEGMVKNLFSGIIKVENENFSFKDKKLSGAKFSIFLKLEETLV from the coding sequence ATGAAAATAAATAAACTAAAAAATCTTATATTGTTAATCACATTAATAATCATTTTTCTAATTGATTTTGGGTTAATAGCAAATATTAATAATAAATGGAATGAAACACTAAAAAGAATCGAAACTTTAAATTCAGAAATATCTTTAAAAGAAGAATATATAAAAAATGCATTGGAAAAAAGAAATGAAGAGTTTAAATGGGCACTTTTTTTATTTGTTTTATCAAATTTTATCGGAGTAATTCTTCTTTATTTATATAGAAAAGAAAAAAATGAGTATGAACAAAAACTTTATGATGAAAAAGAAAAAGCTATTATTACTTTAAAAAGTATAGGTGATGCTGTAATAACAATAGATGAAAATGCTAATGTTACATTTTTAAATTTGGTTGCACAAAAGATTTTGCATTGTTCAAAAGAAGAAGTTATTGGAAAAAAAATAAATGATATTTTAAATTTAATAGATATAAAAACTAATAAACCAATAGATTTAGAAATAAAAAAAATTCTGCGTCTAGGAAAAATAAGAGTAATGGATGAAAATATAGGTTTAATAAATAAAAATAATAAACTATTTGAAATAGAAGATTCTGTTGCTTCTATAAAAAATAAAGAGGGAAAAATTTTAGGTGCAGTTTTTGTTTTTCATGATGTTACAGAGCAAAATAAATATAGAAAAAAATTAGTTGAAAATGAAAAAATAATGCTTCAACAATCAAAACTTTCAGCTATGGCTGATATGCTTGAAAATATGGCACATCATTGGAGACAACCTTTATCTTTGATTTCAACTTTGGCAACAGGACTAAAAATTAAAAAACAAATAAATGATTTAGATGATAACTATTTAATAGAATCTTTGGAAAACATAAACCAATCAAGTCAAAATCTATCTAAAATTATTGATGATTTTACGATATTTTTAAGACCTACAAATAAAAAAAATGACTATTTTTTATTGGATAAATCTCTTGAAAAAGTTATTACAATTTTTCAATCAAACTTGAAAGAAAACAATATAAAAGTAAATATAAATACAAAAGAAAAAATAGGATTTTATGGTTGTGAGAATGAACTTATGCAAATATTTATAGGAATAATAAATAATTGTATAGATGCTGTGATTTCAAAAAAAGATAGATTTATTTTTATTGATATTTATAAAAAAGAAAAAGAAATAGAAGTTTCATTTTTAGATAGTGGTGGTGGAATTCCAAATGATATAATTGATAGAATTTTTGAACCATACTTTACTACTAAGTATAAAACTCAAGGAAAAGGAATCAGTCTTTATATTATAGAAGGAATGGTTAAAAATCTTTTTAGTGGGATAATAAAAGTTGAAAATGAAAATTTTAGTTTTAAAGATAAGAAATTATCAGGAGCAAAATTTTCTATTTTCTTAAAACTAGAAGAAACTTTAGTTTAA